DNA sequence from the Scophthalmus maximus strain ysfricsl-2021 chromosome 1, ASM2237912v1, whole genome shotgun sequence genome:
cctggctagggaaccaaagtcacgatccttccttgctagggaaccaaagtcacgatccttcctggctagggaaccaaagtcatgatccttcctggctagggaaccaaagtcacgatccttcctggctagggaaccaaagtcacgatccttccttcctagggaaccaaagtcacgatccttcctggctagggaaccaaagtcacgatccttcctggctagggaaccaaagtcacgatccttcctggctagggaaccaaagtcacgatccttcctgactagggaaccaaagtcacgatccttcctggctagggaaccaaagtcacgatccttccttcctagggaaccaaagtcacgatccttccttgctagggaaccaaagtcacgatccttcctggctagggaaccaaatcacgatccttccttgctagggaaccaaagtcacgatccttcctggctagggaaccaaagtcatgatccttccttgctagggaaccaaagtcacgatccttccttgctagggaaccaaagtcacgatccttccttgctagggaaccaaagtcacgatccttccttgcaagggaaccaaagtcacgatccttcctggctagggaaccaaagtcacgatccttccttgctagggaaccaaagtcacgatccttccttgctagggaaccaaagtcacgatccttcctggctagggaaccaaagtcacgatccttcctggctagggaaccaaagtcacgatccttccttgctagggaaccaaagtcatgatccttcctggctagggaaccaaagtcacgatccttcctggctagggaaccaaagtcacgatccttcctggctagggaaccaaagtcacgatccttccttgctagggaaccaaagtcacgatccttccttgctagggaaccaaagtcacgatccttccttgctagggaaccaaagtcacgatccttccttgctaggggACAAAAGGACTCATTTGTCTGCGGCGTGGAGCCATCGGAGTGAGAGCGTCATtctcacacagagaaaataacaaaaagctTGTGACTGCGCTCGTCTCTGCGTTCACGTACCTTGTCAACGTTGGCTCTCGTCTTCGCCGACGTCTCCACGTACTGGACGCCCCACTCGTTCGCCTTCGCCGTGGCCTCCTCGGCGGACACGTGCCGCCGCTCCTCCAGGTCCGACTTGTTGCCCACGAGGAGCAGAGGaatgacctcctcctccttcacccgCAGGATCTgctccctgacacacacacacacacacacacacagtcgatgAGTTCAGACGAACGGAGTTTGGAGGTCGTCAGGATGTAGAGGACACTGGCCTGACCTGAACTCGGACGTAGCTGTGAAGGACTCGTGCTCCGTGATGGAGAAGACGAGCAGGAAACCCTCGCCGCTGCGGAAGTAGTTGTCTCTGATGGCGGCGTAGTCCTCCTGACCAGCCGTGTCCAGGATGTCGATCTGCACGTCCTCGCCGTCCAGCACCACCTTCTTCCTGTAGCTGTCGGCCTTGGTGGGCTCGTAGTCCTCCACGAACTGggagcggaggagaagaagaagatggttAGATGGCGGGAAACAGAGAGCGAGCGGCGTTCGTCGGGAAAGGGGCGTCGCTGAAGTCTCACCTCGTCGTACATGAACTGCAGCGTGAGCGCGGACTTCCCCACGCCGCCGCTGCCCACCATGATCACCTTGTGTAGGACCAGAGAGGTCTGGTTCTTGTTCTTGCCAGAGGCCATGACTCTGGTCTACGTTGGTGCTgcagagaccagaagagaccaggAGGGACCAGCAGAGACCAAGAGGGACCAGCAGAGATAAAGAGGGACCAGCAGAGACCAGGAGAGACCAGCAGAGACCAAGAGGGACCAGGAGAGACCAAGAGGGACCAGGAGAGACCAAGAGGGACCAAGAGGGACCAGGAGAGACCAGCAGAGACCAAGAGGGACCAGGAGAGACCAAGAGGGACCAAGAGGGACCAGCAGAGACCAAGAGGGACCAAGAGGGACCAGCAGAGACCAAGAGGGACCAAGAGAGACCAGGGGagacatatatataaacacacagatgcagatttGTACAACAGCTGATATAAAACCAACACAGATTCAtagcacacaaacatacatccAGGTATATCATAACATCTCCActccatctttatttaccaTCTATGATAAATACTAATAAAAACCATGAAATCgaatattgtatataatatttCTATAACCATATTTCCTTACCTGCCAAACTCTTAAAGTGCTGTCTCGCAGGCCTGCAGCAAAAACATGGAtttattgatcatttaaaatcatgacatcacagtaaTGTTGTCAGACTGGATATTTTTGTGAATTTAGAACAtttaaaccaaacaactaaatgaTTTAGAAGAatattgtgataataataattatcagaGACATTGAATATATTAAACAATCTGGATTATGTGGATCCAGACCCGGG
Encoded proteins:
- the LOC118295368 gene encoding ras-related protein ralB-B-like gives rise to the protein MASGKNKNQTSLVLHKVIMVGSGGVGKSALTLQFMYDEFVEDYEPTKADSYRKKVVLDGEDVQIDILDTAGQEDYAAIRDNYFRSGEGFLLVFSITEHESFTATSEFREQILRVKEEEVIPLLLVGNKSDLEERRHVSAEEATAKANEWGVQYVETSAKTRANVDKVFFDLMREVRKKKLSESKDKNGPSGKKKKKRCCIL